One window from the genome of Pseudonocardia hierapolitana encodes:
- a CDS encoding dTDP-4-dehydrorhamnose 3,5-epimerase family protein: MNELRVSQTSIPGLLHVDLVLHHDGRGWFKESFQRAKLEALGFPPFEIVQSNVSYNAEVGVTRGIHAEPWDKFISLAHGRAFAAIVDLRAGETFGRVETFELHPGNAIFVPRGCGNSYQTLTPDVVYSYLVDEHWTPDARYTLIQAFDPALGIDWPIGEDEAIRSDKDRGHPPLAAVAPTGV; encoded by the coding sequence ATGAACGAGCTGCGGGTGTCGCAGACGTCCATCCCGGGCCTGCTCCACGTCGACCTCGTCCTGCACCACGACGGCCGTGGCTGGTTCAAGGAGAGCTTCCAACGCGCGAAGCTGGAGGCGCTCGGGTTCCCACCGTTCGAGATCGTGCAGAGCAACGTGTCGTACAACGCCGAGGTGGGCGTCACGCGCGGCATCCACGCCGAGCCGTGGGACAAGTTCATCTCGCTCGCGCACGGGAGGGCGTTCGCCGCGATCGTCGACCTGCGGGCCGGCGAGACGTTCGGGCGGGTGGAGACGTTCGAGCTGCACCCGGGCAACGCGATCTTCGTGCCGCGCGGCTGCGGCAACTCCTACCAGACGCTCACGCCGGACGTCGTCTACTCGTACCTGGTCGACGAGCACTGGACCCCGGACGCGCGGTACACGCTGATCCAGGCGTTCGACCCGGCGCTGGGCATCGACTGGCCGATCGGCGAGGACGAGGCGATCCGCTCCGACAAGGACCGCGGGCACCCCCCGCTCGCGGCCGTCGCGCCGACGGGGGTCTGA
- the rfbD gene encoding dTDP-4-dehydrorhamnose reductase, with amino-acid sequence MRVLVLGAGGQVGRALVAALPDATALRRSDLDIADAASASIDWAAYDTIVNAAAFTDVDGAETVEGRAAAWRTNAAGPSALAAICHRTGSTLVHLSTEYVFDGRSAQPYPENAPVAPLSVYGASKAAGDIAVHTHPRHYVVRPSWVVGDGHNFVRTMLRLAEKGVEPSVVADQIGRLTFATDLAAAIVHLVASGAPYGSYHVTGGGEPASWADVARATFALAGHGDLRVTDTTTAEYFADKPHAARRPLNSVLDLSRAAAAGVELPDWRERLADYVRRS; translated from the coding sequence GTGCGCGTACTGGTGCTGGGGGCCGGTGGACAGGTGGGGCGGGCACTGGTCGCCGCTCTGCCGGACGCCACCGCGCTGCGGCGTTCCGACCTCGACATCGCCGACGCCGCGAGCGCGTCGATCGACTGGGCCGCCTACGACACGATCGTCAACGCCGCCGCGTTCACCGACGTGGACGGCGCCGAGACCGTCGAGGGGCGCGCGGCCGCGTGGCGGACCAACGCCGCCGGGCCGTCCGCGCTCGCCGCGATCTGCCACCGGACCGGCTCGACGCTCGTGCACCTGTCCACCGAGTACGTGTTCGACGGCCGGTCCGCGCAGCCGTACCCGGAGAACGCACCCGTGGCGCCGCTGTCGGTCTACGGAGCCTCGAAGGCCGCTGGCGATATCGCCGTCCACACGCATCCGCGGCATTACGTGGTGCGGCCGAGCTGGGTGGTCGGCGACGGCCACAACTTCGTGCGCACGATGTTGCGGCTGGCCGAGAAGGGCGTCGAGCCGTCAGTGGTGGCCGACCAGATCGGACGCCTGACGTTCGCCACGGACCTGGCCGCCGCGATCGTGCACCTGGTGGCGAGCGGTGCTCCCTACGGCAGCTACCACGTGACGGGCGGCGGCGAGCCCGCGTCGTGGGCCGACGTCGCCCGTGCGACGTTCGCGCTGGCGGGGCACGGCGACCTGCGGGTCACCGACACGACGACGGCCGAGTACTTCGCCGACAAGCCCCACGCCGCACGCCGCCCGCTCAACAGCGTGCTCGACCTGTCCCGGGCCGCCGCGGCCGGTGTGGAGCTGCCGGACTGGCGCGAGCGGCTGGCCGACTACGTCAGGCGTTCTTGA
- the rfbB gene encoding dTDP-glucose 4,6-dehydratase: MRVLVTGGAGFIGSHYVRSLLAGAYPAYADADVVVLDLLTYAGTLTNLAPCAADPRLHFVRGDIRDVDVVAEVMTGTDVVVHFAAESHVDRSIAGAADFVSTNVVGTQVLLEAALECGVSRFVHVSTDEVYGSIDEGAWPETHPLEPNSPYSASKAASDLLARSYHRTHGLPVCITRCSNNYGPHQFPEKVIPLFVTNLLDGRKVPLYGDGLNVRDWLHVDDHCRGIQLVAEKGRDGEVYNIGGGTELTNKELTLRLLAAVGADESMIEPVADRKGHDRRYCVDWSKIADELGYAPRVSFERGLAETVRWYTEHRSWWEPLKNA; encoded by the coding sequence GTGCGGGTCCTCGTGACCGGGGGAGCGGGCTTCATCGGCTCGCACTACGTGCGGTCGCTGCTCGCCGGCGCCTATCCGGCGTACGCCGACGCCGACGTCGTGGTGCTCGACCTGCTCACCTACGCGGGCACGCTCACCAACCTCGCGCCGTGCGCGGCCGACCCACGGCTGCACTTCGTCAGGGGTGACATCCGGGACGTGGACGTCGTGGCCGAGGTCATGACCGGGACCGACGTCGTGGTGCACTTCGCGGCCGAGTCGCACGTCGACCGCTCGATCGCCGGCGCTGCGGACTTCGTCTCCACGAACGTCGTCGGCACCCAGGTGCTGCTGGAGGCGGCGCTGGAGTGCGGGGTCTCGCGGTTCGTGCACGTCTCCACCGACGAGGTGTACGGCTCGATCGACGAGGGCGCGTGGCCCGAGACGCACCCCCTCGAACCGAACTCGCCGTACTCGGCGTCGAAAGCGGCCTCCGACCTGCTCGCCCGCTCCTACCACCGCACCCACGGGCTGCCGGTCTGCATCACCCGCTGCTCGAACAACTACGGCCCCCACCAGTTCCCGGAGAAGGTCATCCCGCTGTTCGTCACCAACCTCCTCGACGGGAGGAAGGTGCCGCTCTACGGCGACGGCCTCAACGTCCGCGACTGGTTGCACGTCGACGACCACTGCCGCGGCATCCAGCTCGTGGCGGAGAAGGGGCGCGACGGCGAGGTCTACAACATCGGCGGCGGCACGGAGCTGACGAACAAGGAGCTCACGTTGCGGCTGCTCGCCGCCGTGGGGGCCGACGAGTCGATGATCGAGCCCGTGGCCGACCGCAAGGGCCACGACCGACGCTACTGCGTGGACTGGTCCAAGATCGCCGACGAGCTCGGCTACGCCCCGCGGGTGTCGTTCGAGCGGGGCCTCGCCGAGACCGTCCGCTGGTACACCGAGCACCGCTCCTGGTGGGAACCGCTCAAGAACGCCTGA
- the rfbA gene encoding glucose-1-phosphate thymidylyltransferase RfbA, whose amino-acid sequence MKGIVLAGGSGTRLHPITRAVSKQLLPVYDKPMVYYPLSVLMLAGIRDILVISTPQDVPVFQRLLGDGGELGLRIGYAEQPEPNGLAEAFVIGAEHVGTDPAALVLGDNIFHGPGFSGLLQRSIADVTAGEAGCILFGYAVRDPQRYGVAEAGPDGRLLSIEEKPAHPRSNRAVTGLYFYDNDVVEIAAGLTPSARGELEITDVNRAYLERGTARLVDLGRGFAWLDTGTHESLLEAGEYVRVLENRQGVRIACIEEIAMRMGFIDPAACYALGERQAKSGYGEYVMDVAKSFAG is encoded by the coding sequence ATGAAGGGAATCGTCCTCGCCGGTGGCTCGGGCACGCGCCTGCACCCGATCACCCGCGCGGTGTCGAAGCAGCTGTTGCCCGTCTACGACAAGCCGATGGTCTACTACCCGCTGTCGGTGCTGATGCTGGCCGGGATCCGCGACATCCTCGTGATCTCCACCCCGCAGGACGTCCCGGTGTTCCAGCGCCTCCTCGGCGACGGCGGTGAGCTCGGCCTGCGCATCGGTTACGCCGAGCAGCCGGAGCCGAACGGGCTGGCCGAGGCGTTCGTGATCGGTGCCGAGCACGTGGGGACCGACCCGGCCGCGCTGGTGCTCGGCGACAACATCTTCCACGGCCCGGGCTTCTCCGGCCTGTTGCAGCGCTCGATCGCCGACGTCACCGCGGGCGAGGCGGGCTGCATCCTCTTCGGCTACGCGGTGCGCGACCCGCAGCGCTACGGCGTGGCCGAGGCCGGACCCGACGGCCGGCTGCTCTCGATCGAGGAGAAGCCCGCGCACCCGCGGTCCAACCGCGCGGTCACCGGGCTCTACTTCTACGACAACGACGTGGTCGAGATCGCGGCCGGGCTCACGCCGTCCGCCCGGGGCGAGCTGGAGATCACCGACGTCAACCGCGCCTATCTCGAGCGGGGCACCGCCCGTCTGGTGGACCTGGGCCGCGGGTTCGCCTGGCTGGACACCGGCACCCACGAGTCGTTGCTGGAGGCCGGAGAGTACGTGCGGGTGCTGGAGAACCGGCAGGGCGTGCGGATCGCCTGTATCGAGGAGATCGCGATGCGGATGGGCTTCATCGACCCCGCCGCGTGCTATGCACTGGGCGAGCGCCAGGCGAAGTCGGGCTACGGCGAGTACGTGATGGATGTGGCGAAGTCGTTCGCCGGTTAG
- a CDS encoding decaprenyl-phosphate phosphoribosyltransferase — protein MTSTDVPTEQAVPHRTPVGVARGVLKTMRPRQWVKNVLVLAAPFASGDLLRHGIALELAVAFVAFSLAASGIYLVNDANDVAADRAHPTKRNRPIAAGIVPPGLAMGVAAVLLLGALALSVLASVQLVIVLAVYIVVQLAYCYWLKHQAVLDICVVASGFLLRAIAGGAATGIALSQWFLLVAGFGSLFMVAGKRYAEMMLAERTGAKIRKSLESYSASYLRFVWALSATVLITTYSLWAFDIGVVLHNTTWSVISIVPFVIAVLRYSVDVDAGNGGEPEEIALGDRVLQVLALLWVGTLTLAVYS, from the coding sequence ATGACCAGCACCGACGTGCCCACCGAGCAGGCCGTCCCCCACCGCACGCCCGTGGGTGTGGCGCGGGGCGTGCTGAAGACGATGCGGCCCAGGCAGTGGGTCAAGAACGTCCTGGTGCTCGCCGCACCGTTCGCGAGCGGCGACCTGCTGCGCCACGGGATCGCGCTCGAGCTCGCGGTGGCGTTCGTGGCGTTCTCGCTGGCCGCGTCCGGCATCTACCTGGTCAACGACGCCAACGACGTGGCCGCCGACCGCGCACACCCCACGAAGCGCAACCGGCCGATCGCGGCGGGCATCGTCCCGCCGGGGCTCGCGATGGGCGTGGCCGCCGTGCTGCTGCTGGGGGCGCTCGCGCTGAGCGTGCTGGCCAGCGTCCAGCTGGTGATCGTGCTCGCCGTGTACATCGTGGTGCAGCTGGCGTACTGCTACTGGCTCAAGCACCAGGCCGTTCTCGACATCTGCGTCGTCGCGTCCGGCTTCCTGCTGCGCGCCATCGCGGGCGGCGCGGCCACCGGGATCGCGCTGTCGCAGTGGTTCCTGCTGGTGGCCGGCTTCGGCTCGCTGTTCATGGTGGCGGGCAAGCGGTACGCCGAGATGATGCTCGCCGAGCGCACCGGTGCGAAGATCCGCAAGTCCCTCGAGAGCTACTCGGCGTCCTACTTGCGGTTCGTGTGGGCGCTCTCGGCCACGGTCCTGATCACCACCTACTCGCTGTGGGCCTTCGACATCGGCGTCGTCCTGCACAACACGACCTGGTCGGTGATCTCGATCGTGCCGTTCGTGATCGCCGTGCTGCGGTACTCCGTGGACGTCGACGCGGGCAACGGGGGCGAGCCCGAGGAGATCGCGCTGGGCGACCGGGTGCTGCAGGTCCTGGCGCTGCTGTGGGTGGGCACGCTCACGCTCGCCGTCTACTCCTGA
- a CDS encoding phosphatase PAP2 family protein, producing the protein MLEPDGTVDVPPAAAEVRVLEAVQGALARPPVVSVARGMSFFGEHAAGWLAMGAVGALVDRRRRRDWITATAAVAVAHGASVGIKRVVRRPRPDNPRVQVHVGTPSRLSFPSAHATSTTAAAILFGALLRKPLAAALVPTMALSRMVLGVHYPTDVLAGSALGAAVAVAARRAIRKEKR; encoded by the coding sequence ATCCTCGAGCCGGACGGCACGGTCGACGTCCCACCGGCGGCAGCGGAGGTGCGGGTGCTGGAGGCCGTGCAGGGCGCGCTGGCGCGACCGCCCGTCGTGAGCGTCGCGCGCGGGATGTCGTTCTTCGGTGAGCACGCCGCAGGCTGGCTCGCGATGGGCGCGGTCGGTGCGCTGGTCGACCGCAGGCGCCGCCGGGACTGGATCACCGCCACGGCCGCGGTGGCCGTGGCCCACGGGGCATCGGTCGGGATCAAGCGCGTGGTGCGCAGGCCGCGGCCGGACAACCCGCGGGTGCAGGTGCACGTCGGCACGCCGAGCAGGTTGAGTTTCCCGTCGGCGCACGCCACCTCCACCACGGCGGCAGCCATCCTGTTCGGCGCGCTGCTGCGCAAGCCGCTCGCCGCCGCACTGGTGCCGACCATGGCGCTCTCGCGGATGGTGCTCGGCGTCCACTACCCCACAGATGTCCTCGCGGGCTCCGCGCTCGGCGCCGCCGTCGCGGTAGCGGCGCGCCGGGCCATCCGGAAGGAAAAGCGATGA
- a CDS encoding HAD family hydrolase: protein MQPPRLVATDVDGTLLDPDERVSSRAVAVVERLVAAGVGFVLVTGRPPRWIPPVVAQLDVASLAVCANGSVLYDAAEDRVLWAETLLPQVLARLAAAATETLPGCTLAVERVDPGAPFVAEPGYRHAWEDGDGIAADRSELLGLPAVKLLIREPRLSSDAMVAALDPVIGHEADLTFSYPRGLVEVSPPGVTKATGLAEVARRHGVTAGDVVAFGDMPNDLEMLRWAGHGVAMGNAHPALLEIADEVTASNAEDGLALVLERWF, encoded by the coding sequence GTGCAACCTCCCCGGCTCGTCGCCACCGACGTCGACGGCACGCTGCTCGACCCCGACGAGCGGGTGTCGTCGCGCGCGGTCGCCGTCGTCGAGCGGCTGGTCGCGGCCGGGGTCGGGTTCGTGCTGGTCACCGGTCGGCCGCCGCGGTGGATCCCGCCCGTCGTGGCGCAGCTGGACGTGGCCTCGCTCGCCGTGTGCGCCAACGGGAGCGTGCTCTACGACGCGGCGGAGGATCGCGTGCTGTGGGCCGAGACACTCCTCCCGCAGGTGCTCGCCCGGCTCGCCGCGGCGGCCACGGAGACGCTGCCGGGCTGCACGCTCGCGGTGGAGCGGGTCGATCCGGGCGCGCCGTTCGTCGCCGAGCCCGGCTACCGGCACGCGTGGGAGGACGGCGACGGGATCGCGGCGGACCGCTCCGAGCTGCTGGGCCTGCCGGCGGTGAAGCTGCTCATCCGCGAGCCGCGGCTGTCCAGCGACGCGATGGTCGCCGCCCTCGATCCGGTGATCGGTCACGAGGCGGACCTCACGTTCTCGTACCCGCGCGGGCTCGTCGAGGTGTCCCCGCCCGGCGTCACGAAGGCCACCGGCCTCGCCGAGGTGGCGCGGCGGCACGGCGTGACGGCCGGCGACGTGGTCGCGTTCGGCGACATGCCCAACGACCTGGAGATGTTGCGCTGGGCCGGGCACGGCGTCGCGATGGGCAACGCGCACCCCGCGCTCCTCGAGATCGCCGACGAGGTCACGGCGAGCAACGCCGAGGACGGTCTGGCGCTCGTCCTGGAGCGTTGGTTCTGA
- a CDS encoding MerR family transcriptional regulator has translation MESSNGAVRTIGRMARESGLSVSALRFYDGAGVLIPATVDPDSGYRYYTPDQVVLARLVASLRRVGMPLAGIREVLAHRNDPAAVDELLDRHLRRLEQGLADARTELSSVRSLIAQEELVLSTTVTVRGADLAAALRAVRFAVGSDPELPVLSGVLLDVTPDALTLVATDRYRLAAAPAPVVALDGPPVAAVLPAALVDRIPPAETVSITVTGDALRVEAGEEVLEGEVIPERFPDYRRLLPTDDRPVPVDRSALRAAVAAAPTRRMRREPDGAEYEVTVLGNGPDGIRVTDGPGVAVNREFLLEALDAGGDGQLLLTLDGPITPLAITAESPRSVSLLMPVRL, from the coding sequence GTGGAGAGCTCGAACGGGGCGGTGCGCACGATCGGCCGGATGGCGCGCGAGAGCGGCCTGTCGGTGAGTGCGCTGCGGTTCTACGACGGAGCCGGCGTTCTGATCCCAGCCACCGTCGACCCGGACTCCGGCTACCGGTACTACACGCCCGACCAGGTGGTCCTCGCCCGGCTGGTGGCGTCGCTGCGCCGGGTCGGGATGCCGCTGGCCGGGATCCGGGAGGTGCTGGCCCACCGGAACGACCCGGCTGCCGTCGACGAACTGCTCGACCGGCATCTGCGCCGCCTGGAGCAGGGGTTGGCCGATGCCCGCACCGAGCTCTCCTCCGTCCGATCGCTCATCGCACAGGAGGAACTCGTGCTGTCCACCACCGTCACCGTCCGCGGCGCCGACCTGGCCGCCGCGCTGCGCGCCGTCCGGTTCGCCGTCGGCTCCGACCCCGAGCTGCCCGTGCTGTCCGGCGTGCTGCTGGACGTCACGCCGGACGCCCTCACACTCGTCGCCACCGACCGGTACCGGCTCGCGGCGGCCCCGGCGCCCGTCGTCGCGCTGGACGGCCCGCCGGTGGCGGCCGTCCTCCCGGCGGCACTCGTCGACCGCATCCCGCCCGCCGAGACCGTCTCGATCACGGTGACCGGCGATGCGCTCCGGGTGGAGGCGGGCGAGGAGGTGCTCGAGGGCGAGGTGATCCCCGAGCGGTTCCCGGACTACCGCAGGCTGCTTCCCACGGACGACCGCCCGGTGCCCGTGGACCGCTCGGCCCTCCGCGCGGCGGTGGCGGCGGCGCCCACGCGGCGGATGCGTCGCGAGCCGGACGGCGCGGAGTACGAGGTGACGGTCCTCGGGAACGGGCCGGACGGGATCCGGGTGACCGACGGTCCCGGGGTCGCGGTGAACCGCGAGTTCCTGTTGGAGGCCCTGGACGCGGGCGGCGACGGGCAGCTCCTGCTCACCCTCGACGGCCCGATCACGCCGCTGGCCATCACCGCGGAGTCGCCGCGCTCGGTCTCGCTCCTGATGCCGGTCCGCCTCTGA
- a CDS encoding endonuclease encodes MADERTLMKALLDRAGTTYAEQAGIRLKDSPAPLYRLLVLSVLLSTRIKADIAVDAARALADAGMGTAEKMREASWQDRVDALGRASYKRYDESTATALGDGAELMRREYGDDLRKLRDRADGDAKRIREALTGFPRLGPVGADIFCREAQDVWPSLRPAIDGKALDGARRVGLPADPDELARLAPGSDLAPLAAALVRVALDKSLAEEVRAAA; translated from the coding sequence ATGGCCGACGAACGGACCCTGATGAAAGCGCTGCTCGATCGCGCCGGCACCACGTACGCCGAGCAGGCCGGGATCCGGCTGAAGGACAGCCCCGCCCCGCTCTACCGCCTGCTCGTGCTGTCGGTCCTGCTCTCGACGCGGATCAAGGCCGACATCGCGGTGGACGCAGCCCGCGCGCTGGCCGACGCCGGGATGGGGACGGCGGAGAAGATGCGCGAGGCGTCGTGGCAGGACCGCGTGGACGCGCTCGGCCGGGCGAGCTACAAGCGCTACGACGAGAGCACCGCGACCGCGCTCGGCGATGGCGCCGAGCTGATGCGCCGCGAGTACGGCGACGACCTGCGCAAGCTGCGCGACCGCGCCGACGGCGACGCGAAGCGGATCCGGGAGGCGCTCACCGGGTTCCCGCGGCTGGGCCCGGTCGGCGCCGACATCTTCTGCCGCGAGGCGCAGGACGTGTGGCCGTCACTGCGCCCGGCGATCGACGGCAAGGCGCTCGACGGCGCCCGGCGGGTCGGGCTGCCCGCCGACCCGGACGAGCTGGCCCGCCTCGCCCCCGGCTCCGATCTCGCCCCGCTGGCCGCGGCACTGGTGCGGGTGGCGCTGGACAAGTCGCTGGCCGAGGAGGTCCGGGCGGCGGCGTGA
- a CDS encoding DUF350 domain-containing protein: MEVLVTLAQIGPGFGEVIGRGVGAILLYAVLGVLLMLLGFYAVDLTTPGKLNRMVRDGLPNAVVVTAAGMVSMAFIVVVAIYTSSGGLLEGLLASLIFGLVGIVAQVGGVRLLEWVTGIDIGAVLTADRIQAQAFVVSAAHLALGLVVAVAIL; encoded by the coding sequence ATGGAGGTTCTCGTGACGCTGGCCCAGATCGGTCCGGGTTTCGGCGAGGTGATCGGTCGCGGCGTCGGCGCGATCCTGCTCTACGCGGTGCTCGGCGTCCTGCTGATGCTGCTCGGCTTCTACGCCGTCGACCTCACCACGCCGGGCAAGCTCAACCGGATGGTCCGCGACGGGCTGCCGAACGCCGTCGTGGTGACGGCCGCCGGCATGGTGAGCATGGCGTTCATCGTGGTCGTTGCGATCTACACCTCGAGCGGCGGTCTGCTCGAGGGCCTGCTCGCGTCGCTGATCTTCGGCCTGGTCGGGATCGTGGCGCAGGTCGGCGGCGTGCGGCTGCTGGAGTGGGTCACGGGCATCGACATCGGCGCCGTGCTGACCGCCGACCGCATCCAGGCCCAGGCCTTCGTCGTCTCGGCCGCCCACCTCGCCCTCGGCCTCGTGGTGGCCGTCGCCATCCTCTGA
- a CDS encoding glutathionylspermidine synthase family protein, with the protein MERHTGEPRAGWERIVREQGMVYNTPGRGVGGAPRPYWDESVHYTFSMDEVLSLEADVEVIHGMCLEAVDHVVTTERFRDFALPEWSWEAVAASWKRSDPHVYGRFDLRYDGGGPAKLLEYNADTPTTLLEASILQWYWLKDVHPDDDQWNSLHETLVERWTAIKGRLPSSEIHFTWSGSETTGEDHVTAGYLQETAAEAGLDTVGLTIEDIGWDAALDRFVDLEEAPMATVFKLYPWEWVLTDQFGKSVIRSLPETLWIEPLWKALLSNKALLAVLWEMYPGHPNLLPAYLDQPGLLTEYVRKPRLGREGANISIVAPGMEHQTGGVYGEEGYVYQLFDPLPEFDGYRPALGAWVVGDSAAGLGIRETVGLVTDDGAAFVPHRIPAN; encoded by the coding sequence GTGGAGAGACACACGGGTGAGCCCCGGGCGGGCTGGGAGCGAATCGTCCGCGAGCAGGGCATGGTCTACAACACCCCGGGCCGCGGCGTGGGCGGTGCGCCGCGGCCGTACTGGGACGAGTCGGTGCACTACACCTTCTCGATGGACGAGGTCCTGTCGCTCGAGGCCGACGTCGAGGTGATCCACGGGATGTGCCTCGAGGCCGTCGACCACGTGGTCACCACGGAGCGGTTCCGCGACTTCGCCCTGCCGGAATGGTCCTGGGAGGCCGTGGCGGCGTCCTGGAAGCGCAGCGACCCGCACGTGTACGGCCGCTTCGACCTGCGCTACGACGGCGGCGGGCCGGCCAAGCTGCTCGAGTACAACGCCGACACCCCCACCACGCTGCTCGAGGCGTCGATCCTGCAGTGGTACTGGCTGAAGGACGTCCACCCCGACGACGACCAGTGGAACTCCCTGCACGAGACGCTCGTGGAGCGCTGGACGGCGATCAAGGGCCGCCTGCCCAGCAGCGAGATCCACTTCACGTGGTCGGGCAGCGAGACCACGGGCGAGGACCACGTCACCGCAGGCTACCTGCAGGAGACGGCCGCCGAGGCGGGGCTGGACACCGTCGGCCTCACCATCGAGGACATCGGCTGGGACGCCGCCCTCGACCGCTTCGTCGACCTCGAGGAAGCGCCGATGGCGACCGTGTTCAAGCTCTACCCCTGGGAGTGGGTGCTCACCGACCAGTTCGGCAAGAGCGTGATCCGCAGCCTCCCCGAGACGCTGTGGATCGAGCCCCTGTGGAAGGCGCTGCTGTCGAACAAGGCGTTGCTCGCCGTGCTGTGGGAGATGTATCCCGGCCACCCCAACCTGCTCCCCGCCTACCTCGACCAGCCGGGGCTCCTCACCGAGTACGTCCGCAAGCCGCGGCTGGGCCGCGAAGGCGCGAACATCTCGATCGTCGCTCCCGGCATGGAGCACCAGACGGGTGGTGTGTACGGCGAGGAGGGTTACGTCTACCAGCTCTTCGATCCGCTCCCGGAGTTCGACGGCTACCGTCCCGCGCTGGGTGCGTGGGTGGTCGGTGACTCCGCGGCCGGGCTGGGCATCCGCGAGACCGTCGGGCTGGTCACCGACGACGGCGCGGCGTTCGTCCCCCACCGCATCCCCGCGAACTGA
- a CDS encoding septum formation family protein: MTAGNGMMTADMDRLIAPPGRPQTPQNAAGPRLQPARRPGDAPTVVVPSVNRLAAARSTAFGEPGAGRTGRHSVPAPAAHPAPPPPPPSRGPEPRLVRRMVAGVLIGSVTMLGVATLDSFAGATVPVLGTLAALPAASGGSSAREVPPPPATPGTCLMWTRPDAADTEVVDCGQPHLFEQAGSVTLANDMALPDDRQWRQLVNERCEPVVVDYLGGKFDPDGRFRVGALKPSPSKWADGDRELRCGVQSASRSGALLPLSGRAAESDQAAVHEPGTCLAIDGRTIGDPVDCAGPHAVETVGVVELSEKFPDAFPAVGDQDAYLQPECAKIANEYAGSADAISNKGLTVYWDNITEASWKAGSRKVNCNLAALLPDRSGFAPVTGPVKGDVVVGDEPAPPATGTPAPGTQAPPTDGPPAEQIPTSTPTPAPTSEPSAPEPPEEPARPTATTPPAPEPPEEPERPEPPAVSVEPTAAVAGR; encoded by the coding sequence GTGACCGCAGGTAACGGCATGATGACGGCCGACATGGACCGACTGATCGCTCCCCCCGGCCGGCCCCAGACGCCGCAGAACGCAGCTGGACCACGCCTCCAGCCTGCGCGGCGCCCGGGGGATGCGCCCACTGTCGTCGTCCCGAGCGTCAACCGCCTCGCCGCCGCGCGCTCCACGGCGTTCGGCGAGCCCGGCGCAGGGCGTACGGGTCGCCACAGCGTCCCGGCCCCTGCGGCGCACCCCGCTCCCCCACCGCCCCCACCGTCGCGTGGCCCCGAGCCGCGGCTGGTGCGGCGCATGGTCGCGGGCGTCCTCATCGGCTCGGTCACCATGCTGGGTGTCGCCACGCTGGACTCGTTCGCGGGCGCCACGGTGCCCGTTCTGGGCACGCTCGCGGCACTGCCTGCGGCATCGGGCGGGTCCAGCGCGCGGGAGGTGCCGCCGCCGCCCGCCACGCCGGGCACGTGCCTCATGTGGACGCGCCCCGACGCCGCCGACACCGAGGTCGTCGACTGCGGGCAGCCGCACCTGTTCGAGCAGGCAGGCTCCGTCACGCTGGCGAACGACATGGCGCTCCCCGACGACCGGCAGTGGCGCCAGCTGGTCAACGAGCGGTGCGAGCCGGTCGTGGTCGACTACCTCGGCGGCAAGTTCGACCCCGACGGGCGCTTCCGCGTGGGCGCGCTGAAGCCGTCGCCGTCCAAGTGGGCCGACGGCGACCGCGAGCTGCGCTGCGGGGTGCAGAGCGCGTCCCGCTCCGGCGCCCTCCTCCCCCTCTCCGGCCGGGCCGCCGAGTCCGACCAGGCCGCCGTCCACGAGCCGGGAACCTGCCTCGCCATCGACGGCCGCACGATCGGTGACCCCGTCGACTGCGCGGGGCCCCACGCCGTCGAGACGGTCGGGGTCGTGGAGCTGTCCGAGAAGTTCCCCGACGCCTTCCCGGCGGTCGGCGACCAGGACGCCTACCTGCAGCCCGAATGCGCGAAGATCGCCAACGAGTACGCGGGCAGCGCCGATGCGATCTCGAACAAGGGCCTCACCGTCTACTGGGACAACATCACCGAGGCGTCGTGGAAGGCCGGCAGCCGCAAGGTCAACTGCAACCTCGCGGCGCTCCTGCCCGACCGGAGCGGGTTCGCGCCCGTCACCGGCCCGGTGAAGGGCGACGTCGTGGTGGGCGACGAGCCGGCTCCGCCTGCCACCGGCACCCCGGCACCGGGCACGCAGGCACCGCCGACGGACGGCCCGCCCGCGGAGCAGATCCCCACGTCGACGCCGACGCCCGCACCGACCAGCGAGCCGTCCGCACCGGAACCCCCCGAGGAGCCGGCCCGGCCGACCGCCACCACGCCGCCCGCCCCGGAACCCCCTGAGGAGCCGGAGCGGCCCGAGCCACCGGCGGTGAGCGTCGAGCCGACCGCGGCGGTGGCGGGGCGGTAA